The following coding sequences are from one Halobacteriovorax sp. JY17 window:
- a CDS encoding diacylglycerol/polyprenol kinase family protein, whose translation MSKEKTTSLEEVQEASEQKQQEAPTSTRHDLQFPRRFFHMTMGTAAGIIYYSFLSHQLAVSILGTAACIVYIVEQIRINYPEYAATFKIVNKYLLRAEEQLKESAGMPFVMGLLLTLLSFPKVVALCAIFTLAIADPMSAIIGIRFGKNKIFKRKSLEGSAAFFISTFCIIVFVFNTLYLHDFFMVAVLGLIVSIVMTGLELIPLRIDDNLTIPIATGLITWLFVTILGIPIV comes from the coding sequence GTGAGTAAAGAAAAGACAACATCTCTAGAAGAAGTACAAGAAGCTAGTGAACAAAAGCAACAAGAGGCCCCTACTTCCACCAGACATGATCTACAATTTCCAAGACGCTTCTTCCATATGACCATGGGAACTGCTGCTGGGATTATTTACTATAGCTTCTTAAGTCATCAGCTTGCGGTATCTATTCTAGGAACTGCAGCCTGTATTGTTTATATTGTCGAACAAATCAGAATAAATTATCCAGAGTATGCTGCGACATTTAAAATTGTAAATAAGTACTTACTTCGGGCCGAAGAGCAACTGAAAGAATCAGCAGGAATGCCTTTTGTGATGGGTCTTCTATTGACTCTTCTAAGTTTTCCAAAAGTTGTTGCCCTTTGTGCAATCTTCACTCTAGCAATCGCTGATCCAATGTCTGCAATTATAGGAATTCGCTTCGGGAAGAATAAAATATTTAAGCGTAAAAGTCTTGAAGGTTCAGCAGCATTCTTTATCTCTACATTTTGTATCATAGTATTTGTTTTTAACACGCTCTATCTACATGATTTCTTCATGGTGGCCGTTCTAGGTTTAATTGTTTCGATTGTAATGACAGGATTAGAATTAATTCCACTTAGAATTGATGATAACCTCACCATTCCTATTGCAACGGGACTTATTACTTGGCTATTTGTAACTATTTTAGGAATCCCAATAGTTTAG
- a CDS encoding cation:proton antiporter, with the protein MQTTEVAAAIVESKIPILGLALISALVLGKFSKKIKIPKVTGFIFAGIIIGPTGFNLMTTEIAHSVHFLSDIAMGLILFNIGGDFDRNLIQKIGWKNFKEVGVAGLFNLLIVFTLTFLAYSKITGDIKLALIVASFLSFVALECAPPTTLLVMKEYNANGPLQRSILTYLALATVVALVGTQVIEVILKILNIWPTDAGITPLMQLGLLVWSLVGSVILGFILGFFLSYWEQKEKKSSEFLMLVGSTILFGQTLSYFLKTDPLIISTVIGFTVVNSTNSGKEIHKGINEMGLSIYAIFFVLAGAHINLREFTPAVFLMAIVYVISRTFAFYFGSILTGKIITSFADKSNYFGLSTLSHAGIALAIVSKIMPIDTESSNLLVTIIMSSIFVFEILGPLLLKYSLFASGEVKGGKGDDKNFTKKTSVSVGQLMDNLQENLNIKKEVSEDIKRDIKHYIKTDIISVKENASIVNVQKFIYQHSYPYYPVINKEQEFLGVIDLTQLMELSKEDENSFITAKSIIAQYPTISNESRIEEIVAIFENSKYHTLPVTHSSSGKLLGSISQKDIMQLITEERPKSIIE; encoded by the coding sequence ATGCAAACAACTGAAGTCGCCGCGGCCATTGTCGAAAGTAAAATTCCTATTCTAGGTTTAGCGCTCATCTCTGCTCTAGTTCTTGGGAAATTCTCCAAGAAAATAAAAATACCGAAAGTTACAGGCTTTATCTTTGCTGGTATTATTATTGGTCCAACTGGCTTCAACCTAATGACCACAGAGATTGCCCATAGTGTTCACTTTCTCTCAGATATTGCCATGGGATTAATTCTTTTTAATATTGGAGGAGACTTTGATAGAAACCTTATCCAAAAAATTGGGTGGAAGAATTTCAAAGAAGTTGGTGTCGCGGGTCTCTTCAATCTCCTGATTGTCTTTACACTAACATTTCTAGCTTATTCAAAAATAACAGGAGATATAAAGCTCGCTTTAATTGTTGCAAGTTTTCTCTCCTTTGTGGCCCTCGAATGTGCTCCTCCTACAACACTTCTAGTAATGAAAGAGTATAATGCAAATGGCCCACTTCAAAGATCTATTCTAACCTACCTCGCTCTTGCAACAGTAGTAGCATTAGTTGGAACTCAAGTGATAGAAGTGATTTTAAAGATTTTAAATATTTGGCCAACAGATGCTGGAATCACTCCACTTATGCAACTTGGTCTTCTTGTGTGGTCACTAGTTGGCTCCGTTATTCTAGGATTTATACTAGGATTCTTTCTCTCCTACTGGGAACAGAAAGAAAAGAAGTCTTCAGAATTTCTCATGCTCGTGGGTTCAACAATTCTCTTTGGACAAACTCTTTCCTACTTTTTAAAAACAGATCCACTTATAATATCTACCGTCATAGGCTTTACTGTTGTGAATTCAACCAATTCAGGAAAAGAGATTCATAAAGGCATTAACGAGATGGGCCTATCTATCTATGCTATTTTCTTTGTCCTGGCCGGGGCCCATATAAACCTTAGAGAGTTTACTCCCGCCGTTTTCCTAATGGCAATCGTCTATGTCATCAGTAGAACATTTGCTTTCTATTTTGGCTCGATTCTGACAGGGAAAATTATTACTTCCTTTGCTGATAAGTCTAACTACTTTGGTCTCTCAACTCTCTCACATGCAGGTATTGCTCTCGCGATAGTAAGTAAGATCATGCCAATCGACACAGAGAGCTCTAACCTACTCGTCACAATTATTATGAGTTCAATTTTTGTTTTTGAAATCCTAGGTCCTCTTCTTTTAAAGTATAGCCTCTTTGCTTCTGGGGAAGTTAAAGGTGGAAAAGGAGATGATAAGAATTTCACCAAGAAAACATCAGTGAGTGTTGGCCAGTTGATGGATAACCTACAGGAAAATTTAAATATTAAAAAAGAAGTAAGCGAAGATATTAAAAGAGATATAAAACATTATATAAAAACAGATATTATCTCTGTTAAAGAAAATGCCAGCATAGTGAACGTTCAAAAATTTATTTATCAACATAGTTATCCCTACTACCCTGTTATAAATAAAGAACAGGAATTTCTAGGAGTGATTGATCTTACTCAATTAATGGAACTTTCTAAAGAAGATGAGAACAGCTTTATCACTGCAAAATCGATAATAGCTCAATACCCGACTATTTCAAATGAGTCGAGAATCGAAGAAATTGTCGCAATATTTGAAAATAGCAAATACCATACCCTTCCAGTCACCCACTCATCTAGTGGAAAGCTCCTCGGGTCTATTAGTCAGAAAGATATTATGCAATTAATTACAGAAGAGCGCCCTAAATCAATAATAGAGTAA
- a CDS encoding NAD(P)H-binding protein, producing MKLLIFGATGLVGGSLLEQLKTAHEVTIAVRDSSRIKADNFNIRVINFNDFESFNLQEYDGVYCCLGTTIAKAGSKENFKKVDLEFVNLCFQYSIKTKANFFCVISALGANSKSRVFYNRIKGEMEDSLIGNQKVIIVRPSLLLGDRSESRPLEGLSIALTRPFSKPLKFILGKYAPIEASTVAKSMIDLSLTGRTQAKIEFLIKLPSGTQY from the coding sequence ATGAAGCTTCTTATTTTTGGGGCCACAGGCCTTGTCGGCGGCTCACTATTAGAACAATTAAAGACTGCTCACGAAGTCACCATTGCCGTTAGAGACTCATCAAGAATAAAGGCCGATAACTTTAATATTAGAGTAATTAACTTTAATGACTTTGAAAGCTTTAACCTACAAGAATACGACGGAGTCTATTGTTGTCTTGGAACTACAATCGCAAAGGCCGGTTCCAAAGAGAACTTTAAGAAAGTAGACTTAGAGTTTGTGAATTTATGTTTTCAATACAGTATAAAAACAAAAGCCAATTTCTTCTGTGTCATTAGTGCTCTAGGGGCCAATAGTAAGTCTAGAGTATTTTACAATCGCATAAAGGGAGAGATGGAAGATTCTCTAATAGGAAATCAAAAGGTCATCATCGTTCGACCTTCACTCCTCTTAGGAGATAGAAGTGAATCAAGACCTTTAGAGGGGCTATCCATTGCTCTCACCAGACCTTTCTCAAAGCCCCTGAAGTTTATTTTAGGAAAGTATGCTCCTATTGAAGCAAGCACAGTGGCCAAGAGTATGATTGATCTAAGCTTAACAGGAAGAACTCAAGCTAAGATCGAGTTCTTGATTAAGCTGCCAAGTGGAACTCAGTATTAA
- a CDS encoding aldo/keto reductase produces MTYRRLGNSGLFLSSFSLGSWVTFKNQVNVKSAIEMMSYAYDQGVNFFDNAEIYADGESEEIMGDALKKMNWSRDSYLVSSKVFWGGEKPTQRGLSRKHVIEGCDNALKRFKLDYLDLYYCHRPDVDTPIIETLRAMHTLIMQGKILYWGTSEWSAEQITEAYTLAERYHLTPPTVEQPQYNLLHRERVEKEYSGLYEKYGMGTTTWSPLSSGILTGKYGNGIPEGSRLSLDKFSWLKEMYETPEGKMKLKIANELQDLAVKRGISLAQLSLAWCLKNPNVSSVILGASRLEQLEDNLKSLDVLHLLDTELMEEIEVITNNRPEPHIDWKKH; encoded by the coding sequence ATGACGTATCGAAGACTTGGAAACTCAGGTCTCTTCCTAAGTAGCTTCTCGCTAGGCTCTTGGGTAACTTTTAAAAATCAAGTAAATGTAAAATCAGCAATTGAAATGATGTCCTATGCCTATGATCAAGGGGTCAACTTCTTTGACAACGCCGAAATATACGCGGACGGAGAATCAGAAGAAATAATGGGTGACGCTTTAAAGAAAATGAATTGGTCTCGCGACAGCTACCTCGTATCTTCAAAAGTATTTTGGGGAGGAGAAAAGCCAACCCAGAGAGGACTTTCTAGAAAACACGTTATTGAAGGATGCGACAACGCCCTTAAGAGGTTTAAGCTAGATTACCTAGACCTCTACTATTGTCACCGACCTGATGTAGATACTCCAATTATTGAAACTCTTCGAGCGATGCATACCCTTATCATGCAAGGAAAGATTCTTTACTGGGGAACGAGTGAATGGTCAGCAGAACAAATTACTGAGGCCTACACTCTCGCGGAGAGATATCACCTCACTCCACCGACAGTAGAGCAACCTCAATATAATCTTCTTCACCGTGAAAGAGTGGAAAAAGAATATAGCGGGCTCTATGAGAAATATGGAATGGGTACAACCACTTGGTCTCCATTAAGTTCAGGAATACTCACAGGGAAGTATGGCAACGGAATTCCAGAGGGCTCAAGACTCTCTCTCGATAAGTTTTCATGGCTAAAGGAAATGTACGAAACTCCTGAAGGAAAGATGAAGCTTAAGATTGCTAATGAACTACAAGATCTCGCTGTAAAGAGAGGTATTTCTCTAGCGCAACTCTCTCTCGCTTGGTGTTTAAAGAACCCTAATGTTAGTTCTGTTATTCTAGGAGCATCTAGACTTGAGCAACTTGAAGATAATTTAAAATCTTTAGATGTTTTACATCTATTAGATACAGAATTGATGGAAGAAATTGAGGTCATCACAAATAATAGACCTGAGCCACATATTGATTGGAAGAAGCACTAA
- a CDS encoding sulfite exporter TauE/SafE family protein: protein MDQLTKIQSALPVFAPMLAFMIGLTGSIHCIGMCGGLVMTVGKGAKSNAAYQFGRLSAYLFMAFIAMLTSTLIQKTGITHYIPLLGGVFLGLLFVFWGAQSIRGKKFEVKLPLFITKFYQILFSKFNTKDRSQTLRGFSIGALSLMLPCGFLYGVLITLMTFQSPLVGFLGVIGFWLGTLPAMVFAPGLMMKVLGPIQNFAPKASGFFLICLGTSTVSYRLWMFYSTSAAHCH from the coding sequence TTGGACCAATTAACTAAAATTCAGTCGGCCCTACCGGTCTTTGCTCCTATGCTTGCCTTCATGATTGGACTCACAGGAAGTATCCACTGCATAGGAATGTGTGGTGGACTTGTAATGACAGTTGGCAAAGGAGCTAAGAGCAATGCTGCCTACCAATTTGGAAGACTAAGCGCCTACCTCTTTATGGCCTTTATAGCAATGCTCACTTCAACCCTTATTCAAAAAACTGGAATCACTCACTACATCCCTCTTTTAGGAGGAGTATTTCTAGGCCTTCTCTTTGTTTTCTGGGGAGCACAAAGTATTAGGGGAAAGAAATTTGAAGTTAAACTTCCCCTCTTTATTACTAAATTCTATCAGATACTCTTTAGTAAATTTAACACTAAGGATAGATCGCAAACTCTTCGCGGCTTTTCCATTGGTGCCCTCTCACTCATGCTTCCATGTGGATTTCTCTATGGAGTTCTAATCACTCTCATGACTTTCCAATCTCCACTTGTTGGATTTTTAGGAGTCATAGGTTTTTGGCTCGGAACACTTCCAGCAATGGTCTTTGCTCCGGGCTTGATGATGAAAGTCTTAGGACCAATTCAAAACTTTGCCCCCAAGGCCAGTGGCTTCTTTCTCATCTGCCTAGGAACATCAACTGTAAGTTATCGCCTATGGATGTTCTATTCCACATCCGCCGCGCACTGTCATTAG
- a CDS encoding thioredoxin family protein, whose protein sequence is MKKVDSENFDTIVNTTRGPYLLKFGSTTCGPCQMMIPVLEKLAAENPDFPIYDIDTHESPELAEHFNIRSVPTMFFCEDRQVIMDLNGLTPYKDLQYIIDNINDPHLREYGEFKVDKKKDNFIPFLILGIIVFVLLLILI, encoded by the coding sequence ATGAAGAAAGTAGATAGCGAAAATTTCGATACAATTGTTAATACGACAAGGGGGCCATACTTATTAAAGTTTGGCTCAACCACTTGCGGACCTTGCCAAATGATGATTCCAGTCCTTGAAAAACTTGCGGCGGAAAATCCAGACTTTCCTATCTATGATATCGACACACATGAATCTCCCGAACTAGCTGAACATTTTAATATTCGCTCTGTCCCGACTATGTTCTTCTGTGAAGATAGACAAGTGATTATGGATCTAAATGGTCTCACTCCATATAAAGATCTACAATATATTATAGATAATATTAATGATCCTCACTTAAGAGAGTATGGAGAATTTAAAGTAGATAAGAAGAAGGATAACTTCATCCCCTTTCTTATCTTAGGTATTATTGTCTTCGTTCTACTTCTAATTCTTATCTAA